The Parabacteroides chongii DNA window TAGGTTAGGTATAGACCATTGCCCGCCGAGAGGTTCGCACGGTTATTTTATAAACAATAAAAATCAAATATATGAAAAAGGTATTTCTTGCAATCCTGCTATTTGCGGGTTTTATCCTCGTGATATCCGAGAGTGACACCTTTGTGCCCAACGTTTTAGGATTAATAATGTGCTGCATATCGGCATATAACCTTAAAGTCTTTAAGGCATGAGGATATTTATATAAGAGACCCCAGCGGAGATTACGACTACAGCGGATACGAAGAGACGGAAGATCCCGAAGATATTTATCAGAGGGATTGGGAAGCAAGTACTTTAAATTGGTAATACTTTAATTAAAATAATATGGATAAAAAAGAAATTTTGAACAGCGACTGGACTGTCCGTCGCTCTGCAGCCCGCAACCCAAACACGCCGGTTGAAACGCTTGTGGAACTGGCTAAGGACAGCGACTGGAATATCCGTCGCTATGCAGCCGACAACCCCAACATGCCGGTTGAAACGCTTGTGGAACTGGCTAAGGACAGCGACTGGGATGTCCGTGGCTATGCAGCCGGCAACCCCAACATGCCGGCTGAAACGCTTTAATGGAACTGGCTAAGGACAGCTGCTGTTATGTCCGTAGCTCTGCAGCCGACAACCCCAACATGCCGGTTGAAACGCTTGTGGAACTGGCTAAGGACAGCTACTGGACTGTCCGTAGCTCTGCAGCCGGCAACCCCAACATGCCGGTTGAAACGCTTGTGGAACTCGTTAATGACAGCGACTGTGATGTCCGTAGCTCTGCAGCCGGCAATCTCAACACACCGAGATATACAGAAAAAAAATAACCATTTTATAGTTACAGATACACATGTGGATGTTTTTGTGGATCAAGATCCAGCTTCTTTCTCGGATTTACTCAATAGACAATATAACCTCAAATCCAGCCGAAAGAATAAAGATATTGAATGCGTTGACAATAAATTCGAAGAAGTATTTGGGAAGTAAATAGATCTTTTTCCTGAGGTGTAAATCATCCTCATATCGGCAACCGCGAGCCTTAGAAAGTAGTAGCCCTTGACGCTTGCACCTGGCCCGGTGGGATGAAGCACGGTAGGTAGGGGACGAATATAATCAATCAATTATTTATTAATTAATCAAAGCCGATGTAAAAGGACATCGTGAGGTGCGAACCCCTCTTTTAATGTTAATTTTATTATTGTTGACCGCCGGGAAAGACCGGCAACTGGGCGTATGGCTTAATGGTATAGCGTTTCCAAACGGAAAAGAAAGGGGTTCGATTCCCTGGCGTCCACAAACTAAATATAAATGATATGGAAAGATCAGAATCAATAAAAGAAATTGCTAATGCACTTTGTAAATTTCAGCAAGAAGTAGGCAAGATCAAAAAATCAGCAAACAACCCGTTTTTCAAGTCTAAATATGCTACATTATCTGACATATTAGATGTTATACAAAGCCTTTATCTAATAGCGGGCTATCTGTAATGCAGTTACCAGTTGGTGAAAACGAACTAGAAACTATAGTAATGCACATATCCGGAGAATTTATTTGCCAGCAAGTACACAATGAAACCCGTCAAAAAATGATCCCCAAGGCGTTGGATCGTGTATAACATATCAAAGGAGATATGCTTTAGGGGGCTGCATTAAGCTTAAATATTGACGAAGATGATGATGGCAACAAGGCGTCTCAAAACTCACCATCTAAACCAGCAAACTCTAATCAAAAGAAAGTTCTTACAAAGGAACACCTGAATAACAAAAGAATCGATGAATGCTATTTGCAAATGGATTTATAATAAATCAACAGAAGCAAAAGCAAACAAGCAGCGATTCTCTATAACTTTGATAGAACAAAATTACCAAGTAACACCTATAGAAATAAATACTATCAGTGAAATTGTATCAACAATATTTAATCAACAATAATCTAAAATGAGCAATATAGAGCTATTTAATTCTATACCTGTCAATAAGACAGAGCAGGAGAGTGTTTCGAACCAGTTGATCCTATCGGTATTGGATGGGGACGTAAACCCAATAGAAGCTACAGTAAAGCCAAAGGCATAATTGAAGCATTGACAAAATTTGTCAACGATGACCGGATCAAGGACTGTACAATGTCGGAAATTGAGAAAACGGTAAAAGAAACCTCTTGGAATGGAGCTAAACTTACAATAAAAGAAGTAGGCGTAAAATATGATTATACAGATTGCTCCGATCCTATATATAATGACTTAGTCCAGCAAAAACAGTTGCTGGATAAAAGATAAAAAGACAGAGAAGGATTTTTAAAATCTCTATCAGGAAGAACAACGATAGTAGATGATGAAACAGGAGAAGTATCACAATCATCCCCCTGTCAGAATGGCTAGTCAAGGATATTCAATAACATTTAAAAAATAATCAAATGAGCAAATCAATAAATCAAGTCCTCCTTGCCGGTAACGTCGGCAAAGATCCGGAAGTCAGGACGCTGGACGGAGGCGTTAAGGTTGCAACCTTTTCTCTTGCCACCTCCACCGGAGGGTATAAGAAACAAGATGGTACAGAAGTAGCTGAAAAAACTCAATGGCACAGTATTATTGCCTGGAGAGGTTTGGCTGAAATCGCAGAAAAGTACGTCCATAAAGGCGACAAAATCATTATCATGGGTACCCTGCAATACAGGGAATACGAGAAGGACGGTATTAAACGATATGTTACCGACATTTTAGCGTACGACCTAATGCTGTCGGGTAAAGGAGACAGTTCAAATTCTAAGTCTCCATTAACAGCGGAAGATGCACCTTCACAAGCGGATTTTCCACCAATTGGACCTGAAATAGATCAACTTCCTTTTGATGGAACTATACCTCCTTAATACAGCCAGCGGATTAAACCATGTTATGATTCTGACTATGACGAGAAAAAGAAACTCAAGTTAGGGCATACATACAAGGCTAGAATCACGCTGGCTCGTAATATAGACTTTCACCGCAAATACTTTCAGCTGATAAATACGGCATGGGCTTATCAAAATGAAGCTACGACAAGACATTTCAAAAAGACATAAATTGCTTTCGGAAGACAGTAGAAGTAGCAGCAGGTCATTGTGATACCGTATACAGCTTGGCACGAAAGGAATGGATAGACATTCCTAAGTCAATAGCTTTTGATAAAATGGACGAAGCGGAGTTTCAAAATTTATATGATCGAGTAAAAGACGTATTATTCTCTGTATTCTTACATAATATATCCGAATATGATTTTATGAATAATCTTTCTAATTTTTGATACAAATGAAAGAGAACCCACCTCCTCAGTATCTTCTGTCCTCTCTTCTTCGTCATGCAAGGATAGCTGCCGAGCATTTTGATGCTACAGGCAAAGAAGCCTAAGGTGGTGGATTCTGTAAGGTTGCTAAAGAAGGATTTAAAGAAATTGGAAAAGTATATTTCTAAATAAGTAATATATGGAAATATGAAAGTAGTACACGTTCATTTAATCTTTAAAAAGACCGATCATTATTTCGGTAGCATATCTGCCATATTCGATCATTTAAAAGAAGAGGATATAGGAATGACTAAAAAATCTCTTCTTCATTCTCTCTCTTCTGATATGATTGTTACAGGCAAAGCTATTATTAAACGTAGAGAAATATTAAGATGTAAATCAAAGTAATATTATGGATAAAATTAAAGGTTATAAAGGTTTCAACAAAAACCTACAATGCAGGGATTTCAATATGAAACAGGAAAAGAATACGAAGAAAAAGAAGCTATTAAAGCATGTTATAACGGATTTCATTTCTGTGAAAATCCATTTGATGTGTTTTCTTATTATCCACCATCCGATGGAAATGGGGAAAATAGATATTGCGAAGTAGAAGCTTCAGGTACTCTTGATAAAGAAGTTAACGGAGACAGCAAAGTTGCTTCATCAAAACTAAAAATAAAAGCTGAAATTGGTTTAAACGGAATTATTAAAGCAGGAATAGACTTTATTTTAGAAAAGATCGATTGGAGAAATAACGCATCGGAAAACACCGGTAACCGGTCAGCTGCAACGAACACCGGTAACTGGTCAGCTGCAACGAACACCGGTTACCAGTCAGCTGCAACGAACACCGGTGACCAGTCGCTGCAACGAACACCGGTTACCAGTCAGCCGCAACGAACACCGGTGACCAGTCAGCTGCAACGAACACCGGTGACCGGTCAGCTGCAACGAACACCGGTGACCGGTCAGCTGCAACGAACACCGGTGACCGGTCAGCTGCAACGAACACCGGTGACCGGTCAGCTGCAACGAACACCGGTGACCGGTCAGCTGCTATAGTACAAGGTAAAGAGTCTATAGCTATAGTTACAGGTTACAAATCTAAAGCTCAAGGCTGCATAGGCAATTGGCTTGTCCTAACAGAAAGAGGTGACTGGAATGGTGAGGGTTATCCAATTAAAGATGTTAAAACGGTAAAAGTTGATGGCAACATTATCAAAGAGAATACCTTCTATATGCTTATTAATGGCAAAATAGAAGAAGTAGAATAATTACAAACAAACCAAATCCGACATTAAAGGGTGCCGTGAGATGTGAGACCTCTGTTTGCCTTACTTTGGTAACCCTAGATATGAAGAAATGGTAAAAGAATATAGATATAAATAATTGCAAGATGAAAATAACAATCAACAAGCCAACAGAATTTGAAGCGATTTATTTAAAAGTAGATGCAGGTGTCAGATATTGGGATGATGCTGAAGTAAATGGAGTAAAAGATACTGTTTGTGATGAAACAAACAGTGCGCCAACAATGCCATGTACTGCATATGTGGAATGTAAACATAGCAAAGAACGGCAATGGCGTTGGCAACCTCTTATAGACATAGATAATGGAATAATAGTCAACTGGAAGCAAGGGACTACCGCTGTTATTCACTACAAGGTATGTGATGATTTTAAATGTGATATTCTCGATAGTAATAAAGATATTATTGCATCTTATGATGGTTATGTACCCGAGATTATGTGTCCTGCAGATGTAGGATACGGTGACTACATCATTATGAATATTGATGAATACGGGGTTATACTAGGATGGAGAAATGATTTGATTAATGAAATTATAGAACAAAATGAATAGTTACGAGTACATCCCTGACTGGAAGATATGGGGATAAAAAATAGTGTGTTTTTCATGGTATTAGTTTAAGTTAAGTTACCCTGCCGTCCG harbors:
- a CDS encoding HEAT repeat domain-containing protein, which codes for MDKKEILNSDWTVRRSAARNPNTPVETLVELAKDSDWNIRRYAADNPNMPVETLVELAKDSDWDVRGYAAGNPNMPAETL
- a CDS encoding HEAT repeat domain-containing protein, which produces MELAKDSCCYVRSSAADNPNMPVETLVELAKDSYWTVRSSAAGNPNMPVETLVELVNDSDCDVRSSAAGNLNTPRYTEKK
- a CDS encoding ERF family protein, whose translation is MERSESIKEIANALCKFQQEVGKIKKSANNPFFKSKYATLSDILDVIQSLYLIAGYL
- a CDS encoding single-stranded DNA-binding protein, whose translation is MSKSINQVLLAGNVGKDPEVRTLDGGVKVATFSLATSTGGYKKQDGTEVAEKTQWHSIIAWRGLAEIAEKYVHKGDKIIIMGTLQYREYEKDGIKRYVTDILAYDLMLSGKGDSSNSKSPLTAEDAPSQADFPPIGPEIDQLPFDGTIPP
- a CDS encoding DUF1367 family protein, with the translated sequence MKPCYDSDYDEKKKLKLGHTYKARITLARNIDFHRKYFQLINTAWAYQNEATTRHFKKT
- a CDS encoding DUF1367 family protein encodes the protein MNCFRKTVEVAAGHCDTVYSLARKEWIDIPKSIAFDKMDEAEFQNLYDRVKDVLFSVFLHNISEYDFMNNLSNF
- a CDS encoding DUF7666 domain-containing protein, giving the protein MQGFQYETGKEYEEKEAIKACYNGFHFCENPFDVFSYYPPSDGNGENRYCEVEASGTLDKEVNGDSKVASSKLKIKAEIGLNGIIKAGIDFILEKIDWRNNASENTGNRSAATNTGNWSAATNTGYQSAATNTGDQSLQRTPVTSQPQRTPVTSQLQRTPVTGQLQRTPVTGQLQRTPVTGQLQRTPVTGQLQRTPVTGQLL